The following nucleotide sequence is from Allocatelliglobosispora scoriae.
GGCAGGTCGACGAAGTAGCCGGGCCCGTTGGGCGGAAGCTGGCTGTAGGGGTAGTAGGTCACCGCGACGTAGGCACAGGCGAGCAGCGCCCCGATCGCCGTACCCCACGAGGCGACCAGGCTGGTCCGCCCGCTGTCCACGGGACGCCGCCACATCGGGCGCAGACCCGGTACGAGCGCGAAGAGCGCCACGATCAGCAGCGGCCAGGCCCAGAGGAACCGGTTGATCCCGACGACCGTGAAGATCGCCCAGCCCAGCAGCTCGACCATGAACCCGACGACGGAGCCCCACGCCAGATCCGACAGCAGCGATTCCGAGAAGCCGAGCATCCGCCGATAGATCAGCGTGCCCGGCAGCACCACGGCGAGCGCGAAGTACGCCGTGTAGACGACGATCGGCACGAAAGGCGTACCCGTCGCCACCAGCATCGCCCAGGCGCCGAGCACCCCGACCACGACAGGCGCGTAGGGGGCGACGCCCCGACCCGTCCTCGATTCATCGATCAATGTCGCCCCGGTTTCTGACACCGGAACCCCCTGTCAACATGAGCACGACTCGGCTCGGCCGCCGAGTGATGTTATACGGCGGTGGACTCGCCCGGCGCCACCGGCCTGGGCAGCCAAAAGTCTTTTGTCCGGTTCACCGGGGACGTTCCGCCACCCCGGTCCACCCGTTCTCGCGGGGTAAGCGGCTAAAGGTCCGACGGATCGGTGTTCGCTCCGCACAGGATGACCGCGACCCGCTCGTCCGGCTCCGGCCGGTAGACACCGCTGGTCAGCGCGGCCAGCGCAGCCGCGGCGCCGTGCTCGACCACGATCCGCCGCTCCTGCCAGAGCCGCCGACGGGCCTCGATGATCTCCTCGTCCGCGACGAGCACGCTCTGCACCCCGGTCCGCACCGCCACCGCGTAGGCGATGTCGCCGATCCGGCGCGCCCCGAGCGAATCGGCGGCGATCCCGGAGACCGCCACGTCGACCGGCCCGCCCCGATCCAAGGCCGTGTGCAGGGTCGGAATCGTCACCGGCTCGACGGCGACCACCCGAGCGACACCCTCGACCGCTGCCGCCACCCCGGCCATCAGGCCACCGCCGCCGACCGCGACGACGATCGTGTCGACTCCGGCACCCCGCCCGGCAACCTGCAGCAGCAGCTCGGTGGCGGTCGTGCCCGCCCCGGCGACGATCTCGGGCTGGTCGTAGGCGTGGCAGTAGACGGCACCGGTGTCGGCGGCGAACTTCACCGCGGCCTCGTAGGCGACGGCGTACTCGCTGCCGTGCTGCACCACCGTGGCGCCCATCGCCCGCAGCTTCGCGACCTTCACCGCGGGCGCCGTCTCGGGCACGAAGACCGTCGCCGCCACCCCGATCGCCCGCGCGGCGTAGGCGTTGGCGAGGCCCGCGTTGCCGCCCGAGGCGACCACGATGCCGCCGGTCGCCGTCAGCTCGCCGCTCTCCCGCGCGCCCAGCACGCGGTTGACGGCGCCACGCGCCTTGAAACTGCCCGTGTGCTGCAGGTATTCGAGCTTCAGCCAGCTGGTCGGCCGGTCACCCTCGATCAGTGGGGTACGCCGGACGCGGCCGGCGATCCGCACCGTGGCGGCGTCGACGTCATCACGTGTGATCACCGGCTCACCGTACTAGGCAGACCCGGCCCGGCCGTCGCAGCGACATAGCATCGATCCATGACCGAGGTACTGCGCTACTCCGCCTTCGCGACCGACCCCGATGCCGGGAACCCCGCCGGGATCGTCCTCGACGCCGAGGCGCTCACCGCCGACGAGATGCTGGCGATCGCCGCCGAGGTGGGCTACTCGGAGACGGCGTTCCTGAGCCCGCTGCCAGGGGACGATCGCCGCTACGCGGTGCGCTACTTCAGCCCGCAGGTGGAGGTGCCGTTCTGCGGGCACGCGACGATCGCGTCCGCAGTCGCCGTCGCCGAGCGGTTCGGTCCGGGGACCCTGCACTTCGAGACGAAGGCCGGGCTGATCGTGATCGAGACCAGCCTCGACGGGGACGGCCAGCCCACGGCCACCCTGACCAGCGTGCCGACCTCGGTGTCGCCGATCGCCGGTGCCGACCTCGACGCCCTGCTCGACGCACTCGGCTGGGCACCGGACGACCTCGACCCGGCGCTGCCGCCGATGGTCGGTTACGCCGGTGCGTTCCACCCCGTGCTGGCGGCCGGCACCCGGGAACGGCTCGCCGCGCTGGACTACGACTTCGACGCCCTGCGCGACCTCATGCTCAGCCGGGACTGGACCACGATCGCGCTGGTGTGGCGGGAGTCGGCGACCACCTTCCACGTACGGAACCCGTTCCCGGTCGGCGGAGTCGTCGAGGACCCGGCGACCGGGGCCGCCGCGGCGGCGTTCGGCGGTTATCTGCGCAGCCTGGAGCTGGTGGATCCGCCGGTGACGCTGACGCTGCACCAGGGCGAGGACCTGGGCCGCCCCGGCCTGCTCACGGTCGGCATCCCCGCGGACGCCGACACCGTCCGCGTCACCGGCAACGCCGTAGCCATGCCCGCCTGACACCCGCGCACACCGCGCACACCGCGCACACCGCGCACCCCGCGCACCCCGCGCACCCCGCGCACCCCGCGCACCCCGCGCACCCCGCGCACCCCGCGCACCCCGCGCACCCACGCACCCACGCACCCACGCACCCACGCACCCACGCACCCACGCACCCACGCACCCACGCACCCACGGCATGATCGCGTTACTTCCCACATTTATCGCGAATCTTGACCACGCGAGGGGCCTATTTCCGGGAAGCAGCACGATCATGCGGCGCGGGGGCGACGGATAGCACCAACTCTTGAAGAGTTGCGGCGATCTTGGTGGGCGAGGACGGGCTTGGTGGGCGGGCTTGGGCTCAGGGGAGCAGGAGGAGCTTGCCGGTGGTGCGGCGGCCCGCCAGGTCGGTGTGGGCTCGGGCCGCCTCGGCGAGCGGGTAGCGCTCGGTGATGCTCACCGCGAGCGTCTTGTCCGCCACCCAGCCGAGCACATCGGACGACCGGCGCAGCAGTTCCTCACGCTCGACGATGAAGTGGCCCAACGTCGGCCGGATCAGCGAAATGGAGCCCGACGCCATCAACCGCATCGGGTCGAAGGGCGGCACGGGACCGCTCGCTCCGCCGAAGAGGGCCAGCGTGCCGCGCAGGTGCAGGCTGGCGAGGCTGGCGTCGAAGGTCTGCGCACCCACACCGTCATAAACGGCGGCGACTCCCCGGCCACCGGTGAGGCGGCGCACCTCGGCGGCGAGATCGTCGACCTCGGTGTAGCGGATCACCTCGGCGGCACCGGCGGCGCGAGCCAGCTCCTCCTTGGCGGCGGTGGAGGTGGTGCCGATGACCCGCCCGCCGAGGTGGGTGATGAGCTGGGTCAGCAGCAACCCCATGCCACCGGCGGCGGCGTGGACGAGGATGGCGTCGCCGGGCCGCACCGGGTAGACATCGTGCGTCAGAGCGTGTGCCGTCATGCCCTGGAGCAGCACACCTGCTGCCGTCTCGTCGTCGACGCCGTCGGGCAGCGGGACGAGGAGCTTGGCGGGGACGACGGCGCGTTCTGCGTACCCCCCGGGGTGGCTGACCCAGCCGACGCGGTCACCCACCGCGAGGCCGGTGACCCCCGGACCGAGGTCGGCGACGCGGCCCGCGGCCTCGACGCCGGGGATGTAGGGCAGCGCGACCGGGTAGCGGCCCTCGCGGTGATAGATGTCGATGAAGTTGACCCCGGCCGCGGTGATCTCGACGGCGACCTCACCGGGCCCCGGCTGCGGTGCGTCGACCTCGGTGGCGACGAGTACCTCCGGTCCGCCCGGCTCGGTGATCTGGATTGCGCGCATCGGTCTGCTCTCCTCCTGTGCTGGATCGTCCTGCTCGACAGTGCCAACGATGGTGGGGCGCCAACGCTTCCGGGTGTGGCACAGAGCATCGCCACCGCAGCCGGACGCCCGCTCAGCTCGCGCTGGCGAGTGCGAGCGGCAGCACCGCCGCCGCTCCGGCGAGCCGCAGCTCGCGGGCGGCGAGCGCCATCGTCCACCCCGAGTCGACGAGATCGTCGACGAGCAGCACGGGACCGCCGAGGCCCGCGAGGGCATCGGCCACTTCGGACCCCACGACGAAGGAACCGTGCAGCGAGCGCACCCGCTGGGCACTGTTGACGCTGGCCGGAGCCGCGTCACCGGTCTGGTCGATCGTGCCGAGCAGCGGCAGCCGACCGACCCGGGAGACGTGCTCCGCGACGCTCGTGACGAGGCGGGATCGGCGGCGCGAGGCGAGCATCACGACACCGCGCGGCCGCTCGGGCCACGGGTCGTCGCCGTGTGCCCAGGCCTTGAGCACCTCGATCACCGCGGCGAGCACCTCGGGCGTCGCGACTGTATCGGGTGTCCCCTCGGCGAGCAGCTCCCGCAGCCGGGCTCCCCAGCCGAGGTCGGTGAGCCGCCCGACGGCTCGGCCCGGCCACGCCTGCTCGTCTGCCGGAATCCGTCCGCTGAGCGGCACCCCCACTGCGGCGAGACCGGTCGGCCACAGCTTGCGCGGCTCGATCTGCAGGCCGGGACGGCCGAGGAAGGAGTATGCGGCGTCGAGCGCCGCCGCCGAGACCTCGGCGCTGAGTCCCGACCCGGTGCAGCGGTCGCAGCGTCCGCACGGCGCAGCCGCCGGGTCGTCGAGGCAGCGGCGGAGGAACTCCATCCGGCAGCCGGTGAGCTTGGCGTAGTCGCGCATCGACTGCTGCTCGGCCGAACGGGCGGCGACGATGCGCTGGTGGCGCTCGGTGTCATAGCGCCAGGGCTCGCCGGTCGAGGTCCAGCCGCCACGGACCTTGCGGACCGCGCCGTCGACGTCGAGGACCTTGAGCATCAGCTCCAGCCGGGCCCGGCGCAGCTCGACCTGGACCTCCAGGGCCGGGGTCGAGAGTGGACGATCGGAGGTCGCGAGCGCGTCGAGGACCCGCCGCACCTGCTCCTCCGGCGGGAAGGCGAGTGAGGCGAAGTATTTCCAGATCGCCTCGTCCTCGGAGCCGGGCAGGAGCACCACCTCGGCGCTCGCCACGGCCCGGCCGGCCCGGCCGACCTGCTGGTAATAGGCGATCGGCGAGGCGGGCGCGCCGAGGTGCACGACGAAGCCGAGGTCGGGCTTGTCGAAGCCCATGCCCAGCGCGGAGGTGGCGACGAGGGCCTTGAGCTTGTTGTCGAGCAGGTCGCGCTCGGCGACCCGCCGATCGGCGTCCTCGGACTGTCCGGTGTAGACGGCAACCGGGTAGCCCCGCGCCCCGAGGAACTCGGCGGTCTCGTGGGCGGCGGCGATGGTGAGGGTGTAGATGATGCCGGATCCGGGCAGCTCGTCGAGGCGGTCGGCGAGCCAGCCGAGCCGGTGCGCGGCCGATGGCAGCGAGATCACGCCGAGGCGCAGCGACTCGCGGTCGAGCGGGCCGCGCAGCACCAGCGCCTCGCCGAGCTGCTCGGCGACGTCGGCGGTGACCCGCTCGTTGGCGGTGGCGGTCGTCGCGAGGACCGGGGTGCCCGGCGTGAGCTCGGCGAGCATCGTCCGCAGGCGGCGATAGTCGGGCCGGAAATCGTGCCCCCAGTCGGAGACGCAGTGCGCCTCGTCGACGACGAGCAGCCCGGTGGTCGCGGCGAGCTTGGGCAGGACCGAGTCGCGGAAGTCGGGGTTGTTGAGCCGCTCGGGGCTGATCAGCAGCACGTCGACCGAGCCGTCGGCGATCTCGGCGGTGATCTCGTCCCACTCGTCGAGGTTGGCCGAGTTGATCGTGCGGGCCTGCACTCCGGCGCGGGCCGCCGCCTCGACCTGGTTGCGCATCAGCGCCAGCAGCGGCGAGACGATAACGGTCGGCCCGTGACCACGCGCTCGCAGCAGCGCCGTGGCGACGAAGTAGACCGCGGACTTGCCCCAGCCCGTGCGCTGGACGCAGAGCACCCGCCGCCCCTCGATGAGTGCCTCGATCGCGCGCCACTGGTCCTCGCGAAGCCTGGCGTCGTCTCCGGCGAGGCGCCGAAGCACCGCCTCGGCCTGGTCCCTGACTGCTGTGTCGACCGCCATGCGCCCAGTTCTATCACCCCACCCCGACACCCGCCGGGAGCTGACCGTCGGGGCGGTACCGCGGGAGATGGTTCTCACACGATTCCGCGAAGATGCTCACCTACCCTGGCCTGCACCTTCGGCTACCGCTGGACATATATCGATCTGCGACTACGCTCGGGGAGATGTCGCAGCCCGGGCCGATCCTGTGGGGTTTTCTGGCGATATTCACTGCCCTCGGGATCCTGGCTCTGATCCGGATGATCCGGGTCCAGCGGCGGCGGCAGTCCAGCTTCGACGACCGTCCGGTGATCCGCGACGAGGACGACGTGGTGATCGACCCGGACGGGCTGGAGGCGATCGCCGCCAACGCAGTCGTCGCTGCTCAGCGAGCCGCGATCGTCGCCGCCGAGGCGCTCGCGGAGCATGCCGAGGCCGAGGCGCTGCGCGACGCCGTCTGGCAGGAGCACGGCATCGCCGCCCGGGCGCTCGAGACCGCCACCACGGCGACCGGCTCCTTCCCCGTCATCAGCTCCGTCTCCGGCACCGATCAGAAGGAGATATCGCGGGCGGCTCGGGCGGCGTACCGTCGGGGGGAGATCTCCGTCGATGAGCTGCAGGCCGTCTGGCAGCGCGTGGGCGGCTGGGACCCGGTCTGGGCGCAGCGCGCGCACGAGCTGGCGAAGCTGCGCGCCGACGGCGCCGAGACCTGGCGGCGCTACGAGCTCGCCGCCCTCGCGGAGCGCGCGGCCCGGATGCGGGCGGACGTCGCCGTGATCGCGGCCCGCGCCCTCGCCGACGAGGCAGCCGAGGCGGCCCGCGAGGCCGAACTCTCCCATCGCCCCTGAGCGAAAAGGCATAAAATCGGGGGGAATGAGGGAGGCGATCGTATGACGGTGACCGGACGGGTCCTGGGTACGCTGCCGGCTTCTGATCTGGCACGCGCCAAGGACTTCTACGCACGCAATCTCGGCCTCAAACCGGTCAAGGAGACCGATGCGGGCCTCGTCTTCGAGTGCGGCGACAACAGCCGCATCCTGCTGTTCCCGTCGACCGGGCGGGCCAGCGGCGACCACACGCAGGCGGTCTTCGAGGTCGCCGACGTGTCCGGCGAGGTGGCGACGATGAAGGCGAACGGCATCACCTTCGAGGAGTTCGACCTGCCGGGCATGAGGACCGAGGACGGGGTCGTGACGATGGAGGGCGTCGAGTCGGCGTTCTTCCACGACTCGGAGGGCAACCTGATCTGCATCAGCCAGCACGTCGACGTCTGAGCGCAGGCGCGGTGCGGGCCGGCGCTGCGCGGTGATCACGTCTGGTTCAGGGAATCCGACGTGATCACCGCAGTAGGCATTGACTTACATCATTTCAATTGCCACCATCGCCCCAATCGGTAAGCATCACGTCCCACTCCGGGACTGCCGACGATCGGCGCTTATAGCCGACGCCTCACCCCACTCCTTGAAGGATCCTTAACCAGTCCCCATCAGGACACATTCATTGAGATGACCATCGCGGACTCCTACGATGCCATTCATGATCAGCCCCATGGCTAACGCGATGAGTCTCCGTGGCTCAATACTTTGATCTAGTCATTCGCTGTCCCGCCTGCATCGCAGACGGCAAGGATGGCAAAGTCCCTGCTCCGTGGTATCACCACTCCTGCGGCGGCGGCCTGCAGATCGGTGATGATGCGAACTACCGTTGCAAACGATGCAACGTGTCAAGTCACGTGCAAAACTGGCGGTACGCGTGCGAGGCGCACGAATCAGATTTCCGCCCGACCAGTTCGGCGCACCTGGCGAATGCCGTTTCCACCGCAGGACAGATAACCAGCATCGCCGGCCGGCAATGGTTATTGACATTCCTGCAGAACCTAGGCGACTGGTGACGATCGGGTATGTCGGTCGTCTATCACCGGCTCTATTTCAGCTGCCCGGCCTGCGCCGCCAGCGGGCAGCGGGCCGGGCCTCCCACCTACTGGTACCACTCCGACTGCGACGGCCCCCTGGACATCGGGAGCGACGCGACGGTCCGGTGCTCCCGATGCTATTTCGCCAGCCATATCCGGCACTGGCGGTACTCCTGCGCCAATCACCAGGGTGACTACCGCAGCACCACCTCGTCCCACTTCGCGAGCTCCATGAGCATGTCCGCGGCCCTCCTCGCCGCAGGGGGTCGCTCGTGGCTCATCAGCATCCTCGGCAACCTCTCAGATTGGTAGGCGCGTGACCGATATGTTCGAACAGGCCCCCGCCGGCGTGGTTCGCCTGACGGCCGCCGTCGATGAGCCACGACACCGCGGCATGCACCTGGCCGCGGTCTGCACCGCCGTCGCCGAGCAGCTCGGCGTCGCCACGGTGATCGCGACCAAGCCGGTCCATGCCCGCCTGGTCAATCCGCGGACGGGGGAGCAGGGCTTCGCCCGGCTGCACATCTCGGACGAGGTCAAGCCGACGACCATCGCGGCGCAGGGCTACATCCTGCGCAATGCCGGGGCGGTCGAGGGCGACGACCTCGACATCGAGCTCTGGGATCCGATCACACAGGCCGCCCCGGCGACGTCGATCACCCTGCACCGGGTCGACAGCGGGCTGAGTTTCGGCGACGGACGGGAGCAGGCGCACAACACCCGGCAGCGGCTCACCGATTCGGCGCTGTCGCTCACCGTGGGGCACGGTTTCTCGCTGCCGCTCGGCGGTGGTGAGGCCACCTTCGAGGTGACCGCCGCCGAGCCCGCCGCGGCAGCGGTGCGCTGCACGAGCGAGACCGAGGTCGTCATCGCCCTCCCGGACTCCGATCACCTGACCGGCTCCACCAACCGGCCGGTGCCGCAACGCGCCGTCTTCGACGACATCGGCGGCCTGGACGGTCCGCTCCAGCAGATCGCGGAGCTCGTCGTCTGGCCGGCCAAGTACCCGGAGCTGTTCGAGCGGCTCGGCATCCGGACGGCGCGAGGGATCATCCTGCACGGCCCTCCCGGCAACGGGAAGACCCTGCTGGCCCGCTCGGTGGCGCGGCTGCTCGGCGCGAGCTTCTTCGCCGTCAACGGGCCCGAGGTCCTGTCGAAGTTCTACGGGGAGAGCGAGCAGCGGCTGCGCAAGGTCTTCGAGGACGCCGCACGCGAACAGCCGAGCGTGATCTTCCTCGACGAACTCGACTCCCTGGCCCCCTCCCGGGACAACGTCTCCGGGGACCTGGAAGTACGCCTGGTGAGCCAGCTCCTCACCCTCATGGACGGCCTCACCGATCGCGGGCAGGTGGTCGTGATCGGTGCGACCAACCGGCCCTCCGCCATCGATCCGGCGCTGCGCCGGCCGGGGCGGTTCGACCGCGAGGTCGAGATCGGACCGCCCGACCACGACGGCCGCCACGCCATCCTGCTGGTGCACACGAGGGAGATCCCGCTCGCGGACGACGTCGACCTCATGGCGATCGCGGAGATGACCGTCGGCTACGTCGGCGCGGACCTGGCGAGCCTCTGCCAGGAAGCGGCGATGGCCTCGGCCCGCCGCACCCTCGACGACCATCGGCGGCAGGCCGCGGTCGGGGACGCACTGCCGGTCGCCGCGGTCAGCGTCTGCCAGGCGGACTTCGTCGAAGGGCTCCGCCACGTGCAGCCGTCCGCGTTCCGCGAGCAGCGTCAGGTGGTGGTGGGTCCGGACTGGGACGACCTCGTCGGACTGGCGAACGCCAAACGCGCCCTCACCGAGCTGATCGACTGGCCCATGAGCAAGAGCACGAGCCTCAAGCAGCTCGGCATCGACCTCGGCGGCGGGATCATGCTCTCGGGACCGGCCCTCAGCGGCAAGACCGCGCTCGTCGCGGCTCTCGCCAAACGGCTCTCCGCATCGCTGATCCACCTGCCCAGCGTCGACTTGCTGAGCCCGTGGGTCGGCGAGAGCGAGCGCCTGGTCCGCAACGCATTCACGAAGGCCCGCCACGCGTCGCCGAGCATCGTGCTGATCGACAACTTCGAGCAGCTCGCCGCGGCCGGCTCCGACCTCTCCCGCCGAGTCCTGGCCCAGGTCTCCAACGAGCTGGCCCAGTTACGGCTTACCACCTCGGCATTCGTCGTGGTGGCGACCCGCGACGACCTCGCCGTGGGCGACGCCCTCTTCTCGGATGTGGTCCACATGGACCAGCTCACCAGGGCGGATGTGGAGGTGGTGCTGGAGCGCCGCCTCTCGGCCCATCTGAGTGCGGAGGTCGCGATCGACGAGGTGGCGTCGCAATTGGACGGACTCCCGATCGGTCAGGTGTTGCGGGTCTGCCACGAGGCGCTCGTCTGTGCCCTGTGGGAGGACCCGGACAAGCTCGTCGTCGAGGCACGTCACGTGTCGACAGCACTGGCACGTGTGGCGCGTAGGCACCACGTCAGTTAGAGAAGGGTTTAGTTGAATGTCACAGCCATACAACATCGGCGAGCCACCGGTCGGCGGGCGCGGCGGTACGCCGCAGAAGCAGCAACTGGCCGCTCCCAAGAACGTCAACCTGCAGTTCCTCGACGACACCTGGGAGCGGCTGCTCAACGCCATGGAACGGCTTGAGCAGGTGACGGAGGGCTTCCGTGCCCTCAGCGCCACGCGACTGGACAACCACCTGGACCGGGACGCCATCGCCGAGGACGAGCTCGGTGTGCGTACCGAGGTGCACCTCCAGATCGTCTGCCTGCAGCGGATCGTGCACCCGGTGCGGTCCGAGGGCCAGTGGATGATCGACGACTTCCTGAGCTGGTTCGGCGGCCGGGCCGGGCGGGAGATCGCAGCGGCCGACACCTACGCCGTACCGATCCTGCTCTGCGTCCTGGGCGCCCCCTACCAACTCCCGTCGCTCGACGAGGTGCAGCCCTCGGAGCAGGACATCCTCGACGCCACGGAGGCTGTCGCCCGAGGCCTCCACGAGTCGGACCGGATCGAGGAGCGGTTCCTCAAGGACCCTGCCGCCGAGGCCAGCCAGCACCAGCACCAGCGCGGAGATGTCGACGCCGGGCTGGACCGGCTTGCGCTCCTCGATCCGCACCTCGCCGGGTACCTCGCCATCGCCCCCGCCGAGCGGCCCGAACGCTACGAGCGACCCGAAGCAACCCCCCTCTAAGGAGACGACAGTGTCGCAGATGCCCGATCAGTACGGTCCCGCAGTTCGGGAGCCGGAAACCAAGGAGTGGTTCGACCTGGTCATGCGGTGCCCGGCCTGCCTCGCCGACAACGTCGAAGCGGGCCCGATCGGCCAGTGGTACCACGCCGTCGACAACGGAACCGTGCAGGTGGGGAGCAGCGCCCACTACCGCTGCCTCAGCTGCCAGCACACCGAGCACGTACGCAACTGGCGGTACGCCTGTGCCGCGCACCAGACCGACTACCGCCCCACGAACGCGGCCCACCTCTCCAACGCCCTCTCGACCGCCGGGCAGATCACCAGCATCGCCGGCCGTCAGTGGATGCAGCAGTTCGTCTCCAACCTCGGCGAGTGGTGATCCACCGCAGCACCGTCTGAGACCCCCGGCGTGAGCGCCGGGGGTCTCAGCAGTCGCAGGGGCCGCAGTCGCAGTCGGCCTTGCCGCAGCAGCGGCAGCAGTCGCAGCAATCGCAGCCTGAGCAGTCACCGCAGTCGGAGCACGGGCCGCTGCGCTTGCGCCCGCTCCACGGTCCGGGCCAGTCGCTGCGGCAGCAGACCTGGCACGTGCAGCACATCCACGTCCCGATCGCGCATCCGGTGAAGAATCCGTTCGGCCGCGGCGGGTGCTCGCTGATCGGCCACCAGCACGACCCGCCGCCGGGCTTCCGCGGCTGCCGCGGCGGTTTGCCCGGCTGGATGACCGGCGGGTAGTACCCCGGATCGGAGGCGGAGAAGGTCCGGGTGACCGCGTGGTCCAGCTCGTGCACGAGCAGTGCGTGGACCAGCGCCTTCCGGGTGAAGGTGACCTCATGCAGGGCCAGCCGGATCCCGGCCATCGCGTCCCGGGCGAGCCGGCCGGCGTCGAGCGTCGTCGCACCGGTGGCGAGCAGCGGGTTCCACGCGCCGGTGAGCCGGTCCTGATCGAGATCCTCGGCGGCGTCGACGAGGTGCGCGATGCGCCCGAAGAGCCGGCCGGCCTCGGCGAGGGCTTCGGCGTTCTCCGGTCGACCGGCGAGGACGGCGGTGTGCGCGAACGCGGCGGCGGTGGCGATCTCGGTGGGCTCGGTGAGGGTGAGCAGTGGCGTACCCACCGATGCCGCGAGCTCCAGCGAGCGCTGCTCGGCGACTGCGGTGAGCAGGACTCCGGTGTCGAAGCCGACGAGCACGCCGGTCTCCCGCGCGGCCTTGGCCCAGCGGCGGGCGACGAGGTTGGCCCCGGCCGCGACGGGCTTGCGGCGGTAGATGCCGTCGCGGTCGTCCACGTGATCGCGCAGCTTCGCCGACGCCAGCACCAGCGAGACCGCGGCCGCGAGCTGCGCCGATCCCCCGATCGCCACCGAGGCGCCGCGCATCCCCCGCAGCGCGCACGGGCCGGCCGAGCGGCGCTGCGCCGCCGGTGCCTGTGCCTCGACGAGCGCGGAGATCAGCAGCCCGTCGTAGTTGGTGACGAGCCGGGCGGCGTGCCCGTGCTGGTCACGCAGGGACAGGCACATGCCGCAGAGGTGGCCCAGCCACTCGTCGCGCAGTGACGCGGAGAGGCTGTGCTGACAGGGGCGAATGATCCCGAACACGACCGGCAGCATAGGCGGTCATGGCTACTCGGGCTAACCGCCGGAGTCGTCCATCTCGGCGCCCTCGGGGACGCACATGTCGTCGCGGTCGTCGAGCCACCCGGCGGGCAGGAAGACCTTGCCGGGCGAGTTGGTCCGCCCGCGCGGCTGCCCCAGCTCCGAC
It contains:
- a CDS encoding DUF5685 family protein, with protein sequence MFGIIRPCQHSLSASLRDEWLGHLCGMCLSLRDQHGHAARLVTNYDGLLISALVEAQAPAAQRRSAGPCALRGMRGASVAIGGSAQLAAAVSLVLASAKLRDHVDDRDGIYRRKPVAAGANLVARRWAKAARETGVLVGFDTGVLLTAVAEQRSLELAASVGTPLLTLTEPTEIATAAAFAHTAVLAGRPENAEALAEAGRLFGRIAHLVDAAEDLDQDRLTGAWNPLLATGATTLDAGRLARDAMAGIRLALHEVTFTRKALVHALLVHELDHAVTRTFSASDPGYYPPVIQPGKPPRQPRKPGGGSCWWPISEHPPRPNGFFTGCAIGTWMCCTCQVCCRSDWPGPWSGRKRSGPCSDCGDCSGCDCCDCCRCCGKADCDCGPCDC